From a single Bacillus pumilus genomic region:
- a CDS encoding ABC transporter substrate-binding protein: MFKKSFWSLLVVLSIVLLTACGSNSSEGKSDSKDKTRTVESAIGSTDNIKDKPKRIVTLYQGATDAAVAMGIKPVGVVESWLEAPTYKYLRNDLKDVKIVGQETQPNLEEIEKLKPDLIIASKIRHEQIFDQLQEIAPTVATETVFTFKDTVKLMGEALNQQDKSKDLLTKWDDRVADFKEKAKKDIKNWPMSVSVVNFRADHARIYQTGFAGSILTELGFEGPKNVKDKKQDIITLTDKESIPQMDADVIYYFMDDQDKAVEKAYKEWTSHPLWKQLDAVKAKQVHKVDEITWNMGGGIIAANMMLDDIYDRLGIDK; encoded by the coding sequence ATGTTCAAAAAATCTTTTTGGTCGCTATTAGTTGTGCTCTCCATCGTTTTACTTACAGCTTGTGGCAGCAATAGCAGTGAAGGCAAGTCAGATAGTAAAGATAAAACAAGAACCGTTGAAAGCGCTATCGGTTCGACTGATAATATTAAGGATAAACCAAAGCGTATTGTGACGCTGTACCAAGGAGCAACCGATGCAGCAGTCGCTATGGGGATTAAACCAGTGGGTGTTGTTGAATCATGGCTTGAAGCACCTACGTATAAATATTTAAGAAATGACTTAAAGGATGTCAAAATTGTTGGGCAGGAAACTCAGCCAAACTTAGAGGAAATTGAAAAACTTAAACCAGATTTGATCATTGCATCGAAGATCCGCCACGAGCAAATTTTTGATCAGCTGCAAGAAATCGCGCCAACTGTTGCGACTGAAACTGTGTTCACATTTAAAGATACAGTGAAGTTAATGGGTGAGGCGTTAAACCAGCAAGACAAGTCAAAAGATTTGCTGACGAAGTGGGATGACCGCGTCGCTGACTTCAAAGAAAAAGCGAAAAAGGATATCAAAAACTGGCCAATGAGTGTATCTGTGGTGAACTTCCGTGCAGATCATGCTAGAATCTATCAAACTGGATTCGCAGGGTCGATTTTAACAGAGCTAGGCTTTGAAGGACCTAAGAATGTCAAAGATAAAAAGCAAGACATCATTACACTTACAGACAAAGAGAGCATTCCACAAATGGATGCAGATGTGATCTATTACTTCATGGATGATCAGGATAAAGCGGTTGAAAAAGCATATAAAGAGTGGACGAGTCATCCTTTATGGAAGCAGCTTGACGCGGTGAAAGCGAAACAAGTGCATAAAGTCGATGAAATCACTTGGAATATGGGTGGCGGTATTATCGCTGCAAACATGATGCTTGATGATATTTATGATCGTCTCGGAATTGATAAATAA
- a CDS encoding FecCD family ABC transporter permease yields MAKTYTVRSKGERISFQFSKRTFLILLLLTAIAFGLFILSLCMGSRFIQPMDVLLHLIGQREGNSFVLNTLRIPRTLLAVLVGAALAVSGLILQGLIRNPLASPDIIGITSGASFGAIMFIVFWMGALPIAYQSLWAVAGAFAVSCLIYLLSWKKGVKPITLVLMGIGISAIMKACVTFTLVLSDTMTTTKSYIWLTGSLYGSTMKDVTSMLPWVMIILPIVMVLARTMNVKELGDDLATGLGVKVQARRLFFLLMSVTLAGIAVAFAGGIEFVGLMAPHVARMIIGRSFIALVPASALVGSILVMLADLVARTAFLPLDVPAGVFTAAIGAPFFIYLLYQQRNR; encoded by the coding sequence GTGGCTAAAACATATACAGTGCGTTCAAAGGGTGAACGCATTTCATTTCAATTTTCAAAGCGGACGTTTTTGATTTTACTATTATTGACGGCCATTGCTTTTGGGTTATTTATTCTCAGTCTTTGTATGGGTAGCCGGTTTATTCAGCCAATGGATGTGCTGCTTCATTTAATCGGTCAGAGAGAGGGAAACTCCTTTGTGCTAAACACGCTGAGGATTCCAAGAACACTGCTGGCTGTCTTAGTGGGAGCCGCACTTGCGGTATCAGGGCTTATTCTGCAAGGATTAATCCGCAACCCGCTTGCATCGCCTGACATCATCGGGATTACGAGCGGTGCTTCCTTTGGTGCGATTATGTTTATTGTCTTTTGGATGGGGGCTTTACCTATTGCATATCAATCGTTATGGGCGGTTGCAGGTGCATTTGCCGTATCGTGCCTCATTTATTTGCTTTCATGGAAAAAAGGAGTCAAACCGATCACACTTGTCCTAATGGGAATTGGGATTTCTGCCATTATGAAGGCATGTGTGACGTTTACTCTTGTTCTTAGTGATACGATGACAACGACAAAGTCATATATTTGGCTGACGGGCAGTTTATATGGTTCTACGATGAAGGACGTTACGTCGATGCTTCCTTGGGTCATGATCATTTTACCGATTGTGATGGTATTAGCCAGAACGATGAATGTGAAGGAGCTTGGAGATGATCTCGCAACAGGCCTCGGAGTTAAAGTGCAGGCAAGGCGATTATTCTTTCTACTCATGAGTGTAACATTGGCGGGTATAGCCGTTGCCTTTGCAGGCGGCATTGAATTTGTTGGACTCATGGCGCCGCATGTCGCACGGATGATCATCGGCCGTTCCTTCATTGCGCTGGTCCCAGCATCTGCCCTTGTTGGAAGTATTCTCGTGATGCTGGCAGATTTAGTCGCTAGAACGGCTTTTCTACCGTTAGATGTACCAGCAGGTGTCTTTACGGCTGCAATTGGTGCACCGTTCTTTATTTATTTACTATATCAACAACGAAATCGCTAA
- a CDS encoding cupin domain-containing protein, which produces MYYNPYFYPYEYPYYVSAPRHHHSVHPGYWNFPHERRLEDFNVDGKRRLKDYGTQPFVININEATKQNHTYRTALWTGTHLQTTLMSIGVGEDIGMEMHSDVDQFLRIEQGHGIVQMGKSKNNLNFYRNVYDDSAIFIPAGTWHNLTNIGNIPLKLYSIYAPPNHPFGTVHVTKKDAIASEEGHGH; this is translated from the coding sequence ATGTACTATAATCCTTATTTTTATCCATATGAATATCCTTATTATGTAAGTGCTCCAAGGCATCATCATAGTGTGCATCCTGGTTACTGGAATTTCCCTCATGAAAGAAGGCTTGAAGACTTTAACGTTGATGGAAAAAGGCGGTTAAAAGATTATGGAACACAACCATTTGTCATCAATATCAATGAAGCAACAAAGCAAAATCATACTTATCGTACTGCCTTATGGACAGGAACACATTTGCAAACCACTTTAATGAGTATTGGCGTTGGTGAAGATATAGGGATGGAAATGCACTCTGACGTTGATCAATTCTTAAGAATTGAACAAGGACATGGGATTGTCCAAATGGGAAAAAGTAAAAATAATTTAAATTTTTATAGAAATGTGTATGATGATTCTGCCATATTTATACCAGCTGGAACATGGCATAACCTAACTAATATAGGGAATATTCCGTTAAAACTTTATTCGATATATGCACCTCCTAATCATCCATTTGGGACTGTCCATGTAACCAAAAAAGACGCCATAGCTTCGGAAGAAGGTCATGGTCATTGA
- the psiE gene encoding phosphate-starvation-inducible protein PsiE translates to MKRFSNFQKVPDLLQGLLNICLFFLALALSVLLISETWYIVQFVYKNVVNKGESYYEMLGELLIFFMYFEFIALIIKYFKSNFHFPLRYFIYIGITAVIRLIIIDHKEAVSTFWWALTILAMTVALFIASKRHAVQEHEEVK, encoded by the coding sequence TCAGCAATTTCCAAAAGGTACCCGATCTCTTGCAAGGTCTTCTGAATATCTGTCTGTTCTTTCTGGCCCTTGCTTTAAGCGTCCTCTTAATTAGTGAAACTTGGTATATTGTCCAATTTGTCTACAAGAATGTAGTCAACAAAGGAGAAAGCTACTATGAAATGCTTGGTGAGCTGTTGATCTTCTTTATGTACTTTGAGTTTATTGCCTTAATTATTAAGTACTTTAAATCAAATTTTCATTTTCCGCTTCGTTATTTTATTTATATTGGCATCACAGCCGTCATCCGTTTGATTATCATCGATCATAAGGAGGCAGTATCGACGTTCTGGTGGGCGCTGACCATTTTAGCCATGACCGTTGCACTCTTTATCGCCAGTAAGCGACATGCGGTTCAGGAGCATGAAGAAGTGAAGTGA
- a CDS encoding IucA/IucC family C-terminal-domain containing protein, with amino-acid sequence MRPEWVERELLDFGVHITNKPMTSERTLAALFSEASVLRLLEAEKEAMHAPNMAVAASMFSKRYAYLAVSSSLYLMTIYDGVYQFPPEACAFREDRKIEIDESLCSFVPLVGNRHEWREQVVHALFTECVTPLLDVLKRTSRLPYSILWENVAVRINSLYRSMMREAEEPVVKQRVREDYLYLKQAAGDVFGVKQNPFHHSLNLDDSLLEASDRKTCCMYYKLEKKSESLDYCLVCPLEKKKGTACS; translated from the coding sequence ATGAGGCCAGAGTGGGTTGAGAGAGAATTACTTGATTTCGGGGTACACATCACAAATAAACCAATGACATCTGAACGCACACTTGCTGCGCTTTTTTCAGAAGCATCTGTCCTGCGTTTATTAGAGGCTGAAAAGGAAGCGATGCATGCGCCGAATATGGCGGTGGCAGCGTCGATGTTTTCAAAGCGTTATGCTTACTTAGCCGTCAGTTCCTCTTTGTACTTGATGACGATATATGACGGTGTCTATCAGTTTCCACCGGAGGCATGTGCCTTTAGAGAGGATCGGAAAATTGAAATTGATGAGTCATTGTGTTCGTTTGTTCCACTAGTAGGAAATCGACATGAATGGAGAGAGCAGGTTGTGCATGCGCTGTTTACAGAGTGTGTCACACCTCTTTTAGATGTTCTGAAGCGTACTTCAAGACTTCCGTATTCAATTTTATGGGAAAATGTAGCGGTTCGTATTAATTCTCTTTATCGCAGCATGATGCGGGAAGCTGAAGAGCCTGTGGTGAAGCAGCGAGTGCGAGAGGATTATCTATATCTGAAGCAAGCGGCTGGTGACGTATTTGGAGTAAAACAGAATCCATTTCACCACAGCTTAAACTTAGATGACAGCTTACTAGAAGCATCCGACCGAAAGACTTGCTGTATGTATTATAAGCTCGAGAAAAAATCAGAGAGTCTCGATTATTGTCTCGTCTGTCCACTTGAAAAAAAGAAAGGCACTGCTTGCTCATAG
- a CDS encoding FecCD family ABC transporter permease — protein sequence MRSLLKKDSSKALLFAGFVVLMLVFFMLSISLGQTSISLKATIHAFLHFDESDPNSVIVMTSRLSRALIATVVGSSLAISGALMQALTRNPLAAPDLLGINAGGLFFIVISIVFFSTESLTGYMWTAFLGAAIAGMLVFLLGSIGRDGLTPVKIVLAGAAISALFASFTQGLLIVNEQSIQSILFWMAGSVSGRSMDMLLPVLPYILGATIVALLLGRSINVLLSGDDIAKGLGQRTLVLKITMGVLVVFLAGGSVAVAGSIGFVGFLVPHIVKKLVGPDHRWVLPYCAVVGASLLLVADLAARFLIMPQEVPIGVMTAVAGAPLFVYLVRKGLKTGG from the coding sequence ATGAGAAGTTTATTAAAAAAGGATTCGAGCAAGGCGCTGCTGTTTGCTGGATTCGTCGTATTGATGTTGGTCTTTTTTATGCTCAGCATTTCTCTTGGGCAAACCTCGATTTCCCTCAAAGCCACCATCCATGCGTTTCTTCATTTTGATGAATCGGACCCAAACAGTGTGATTGTCATGACATCCAGATTATCAAGAGCTTTAATTGCAACGGTTGTTGGATCAAGTCTAGCCATTTCGGGTGCACTGATGCAGGCATTAACGAGAAATCCGCTTGCGGCACCAGATTTGTTAGGAATTAATGCAGGTGGACTATTTTTTATCGTCATTTCAATTGTTTTCTTTTCAACAGAGTCATTAACAGGCTATATGTGGACAGCCTTTTTAGGTGCGGCGATTGCAGGGATGCTCGTTTTTCTCTTGGGCTCCATTGGAAGAGATGGATTGACACCGGTCAAAATTGTCCTTGCAGGTGCGGCGATATCTGCACTGTTTGCGTCCTTTACACAAGGTCTTTTAATTGTAAATGAACAGTCGATTCAAAGCATCCTGTTCTGGATGGCGGGTTCAGTGTCTGGAAGAAGCATGGATATGCTGCTGCCTGTTTTGCCTTATATTTTAGGTGCAACCATTGTGGCGCTGCTTCTTGGACGCTCCATCAATGTCCTTTTGTCAGGAGATGATATTGCAAAGGGACTTGGTCAACGTACGCTGGTGCTGAAAATCACGATGGGAGTTCTTGTCGTCTTTTTAGCAGGTGGTTCTGTTGCTGTCGCAGGATCCATTGGATTTGTTGGTTTTCTAGTGCCGCATATTGTGAAAAAGCTTGTCGGACCTGACCACCGCTGGGTACTGCCGTATTGTGCCGTTGTGGGGGCGTCGCTTTTACTTGTCGCTGATCTTGCGGCTCGTTTTCTGATCATGCCGCAGGAAGTACCGATCGGTGTCATGACGGCGGTAGCAGGAGCGCCTCTATTTGTTTATCTCGTGCGCAAGGGGTTGAAGACAGGTGGCTAA